The proteins below come from a single Xyrauchen texanus isolate HMW12.3.18 chromosome 1, RBS_HiC_50CHRs, whole genome shotgun sequence genomic window:
- the LOC127647889 gene encoding E3 ubiquitin-protein ligase TRIM58-like — MATPTSMLAEEQVHCSICLDVFTNPVSIPCGHNFCMSCIGSYWKSSALFMCPMCKKSFLKQPEICINTVLREISEKVKEIKAIPFKSLQKTMQIDPVQSPEELPAETPEQIPPSGPWVQEVSCDVCTGTRQQAVKSCLVCLTSYCEEHLKSHTARFTKHKLIEPVQNLEDRMCKKHERLLELFCKKDQTIVCVLCTEMDHRAHYTVPVEREWTEKKALLRKTGAEVQQMIQERLKKVDDIKHSIDLHKSSAQREIEDSMQVFSDLIRAIQKAQAELVMHIEEKQRKTETWASRQIEELQREIDMLKMRNTELKYLSHTEDHIHFLQNFASLMSHPHTKDWSETCVHADQCVGTIRRSVLKLEETLTEEMEKLAEMELRRVQKYSVDITFDPDTANPWLQLSEDGHQLRHLGAWQDLPDTPERFDTVVISLGREGFSSGRRYWEVQVGEKDEWYLGVARTSVNRKGRISVSTAHGYWALAMKKGQEYRVSSSPPLLISVEPKLKRVGVFVDYEEGQVSFYDVQSKCHIYTFMDSFKDKLFPFFYLYCCDKASDTMMICPVQEQSLVKQC, encoded by the exons ATGGCAACTCCCACCAGCATGTTAGCGGAAGAGCAGGTGCACTGCTCTATCTGTCTGGATGTGTTTACCAACCCTGTATCCATCCCCTGTGGACACAACTTCTGCATGTCCTGCATCGGCAGTTACTGGAAGTCCAGCGCCCTTTTCATGTGCCCCATGTGCAAAAAGTCCTTCTTAAAGCAGCCTGAAATCTGCATCAACACAGTTCTGAGGGAAATCTCTGAGAAGGTCAAGGAGATTAAAGCCATCCCATTCAAGAGCCTTCAGAAGACAATGCAGATTGACCCAGTACAGAGCCCTGAGGAACTCCCAGCAGAAACGCCTGAACAGATTCCTCCCAGCGGCCCATGGGTCCAGGAAGTGTCCTGTGACGTGTGCACTGGCACTCGCCAACAGGCTGTGAAGTCTTGCTTGGTTTGCTTGACCTCTTACTGTGAGGAACACCTGAAGTCCCACACCGCTCGCTTTACCAAACACAAGCTGATCGAGCCTGTGCAGAACCTGGAGGACCGGATGTGTAAGAAGCATGAGAGGCTGCTGGAACTGTTCTGTAAGAAGGATCagaccattgtgtgtgtgttgtgtacagaAATGGACCACAGGGCACATTACACTGTACCCGTTGAACGAGAGTGGACTGAGAAAAAG GCTTTGCTGAGGAAAACTGGAGCTGAAGTTCAGCAGATGATCCAAGAGCGACTGAAGAAAGTTGATGATATCAAACACTCCATAGATCTACACAAA AGCAGCGCTCAGAGAGAGATCGAGGACAGTATGCAGGTGTTCTCCGATCTGATCCGAGCCATTCAAAAGGCTCAGGCTGAGCTGGTGATGCACATTGAGGAGAAACAGAGGAAGACAGAGACCTGGGCCAGCAGACAGATAGAAGAACTGCAGCGGGAGATTGATATGCTGAAAATGAGGAACACAGAGTTAAAGTATCTCTCACACACTGAAGATCACATCCACTTCCTGCAG AACTTTGCATCGTTAATGTCTCATCCACACACTAAGGACTGGTCTGAGACCTGTGTGCATGCAGATCAGTGTGTTGGCACCATCAGAAGATCTGTACTTAAACTAGAGGAGACGCTTACAGAAGAAATGGAAAAACTGGCTGAAATGG aGCTAAGGAGGGTTCAAAAATACTCAG TGGACATAACTTTTGACCCGGATACAGCGAACCCCTGGCTGCAGCTATCTGAGGACGGGCATCAGTTACGTCACCTGGGGGCATGGCAGGACCTTCCTGACACACCCGAGCGTTTCGATACTGTGGTCATCTCACTTGGGCGTGAGGGGTTTTCCTCTGGGCGGCGATACTGGGAGGTGCAGGTGGGCGAGAAGGACGAATGGTACCTGGGCGTGGCCCGCACATCTGTCAACAGAAAGGGACGGATTTCAGTGAGCACGGCTCATGGTTACTGGGCCCTAGCGATGAAGAAAGGTCAGGAGTATCGGGTGTCTTCCTCTCCACCCCTCCTGATTTCTGTCGAACCCAAGCTGAAGAGGGTGGGTGTGTTCGTAGATTATGAAGAAGGACAGGTGTCATTCTACGATGTCCAAAGCAAATGTCACATCTACACATTTATGGACTCGTTTAAAGATAAGCTCTTCCCATTTTTCTACCTGTACTGCTGTGATAAGGCCTCTGACACCATGATGATTTGTCCCGTACAGGAGCAATCTCTTGTTAAACAGTGTTGA
- the LOC127647897 gene encoding E3 ubiquitin-protein ligase TRIM39-like, producing MQCPQSPGRILSEEQFSCSICLEVFMEPVSTPCGHTFCKACLQGFWNQSKKFLCPMCNKTFSRKPELSINCVLAEIAEQFQGLTTLSLAGADTINTGFANSPGALQEDNLGEFAKAGDIPCDACIGRKMKAMKSCLNCPGSFCVAHLRHHKKGKTTSLHKLVDPIPNLEDKMCKKHRRLLDAYCRNEHVCVCKECAKTTHKKHNVVSTEQEWKKISGQLDKKRSELKHLVKEHAKKLEEIKQSIKVIKENSQKQMEESWAVYAELQKLLEQSQAELLELIAAKQKRAEQHARELVSNMEQELNTLSKRSSELDTLAQKQDKVLFLQFLPTLPPVLEPSDWSAVSVNTDLYVSTIRKSVCSLMDKFQHEVKRLYGKELRKMQNYSSEVILDPATVHRDLCLSDDGRQVRYELQRKSSTNSDTPRRFSPALFVLAREGLSSGRHYWEVDVGHKTAWTLGVARGSVQRKGEVCLSPEGGFWCLCQKNGEVKALTGNRFPLHLAAMPQKVGIYLDYEAGQVSFYDVKGHSHLYTFTDAFTESIYPIFSPCINQDGKNPGALIITAVKHS from the exons ATGCAGT GCCCACAATCTCCAGGACGTATTCTGTCAGAGGAGCAGTTCTCCTGTTCCATCTGTCTAGAGGTATTCATGGAGCCTGTCTCCACTCCATGTGGTCACACCTTCTGTAAGGCATGTCTGCAGGGCTTCTGGAACCAAAGCAAGAAGTTCCTTTGCCCCATGTGCAATAAAACATTCTCCAGAAAACCAGAGCTCAGCATCAACTGTGTGCTAGCCGAGATCGCTGAACAGTTCCAGGGTCTGACAACTCTGTCTTTGGCTGGAGCTGATACGATCAACACTGGGTTTGCAAACTCACCGGGGGCACTTCAGGAAGACAATTTGGGAGAATTTGCTAAAGCAGGAGACATCCCTTGTGACGCCTGCATTGGGAGAAAGATGAAGGCCATGAAGTCGTGTCTGAACTGCCCAGGTTCTTTCTGTGTAGCCCATCTGAGGCACCATAAGAAGGGGAAGACAACGAGCTTGCACAAGCTGGTGGATCCCATACCCAACCTGGAGGACAAGATGTGCAAGAAACACAGACGCCTCCTGGACGCCTACTGCCGAAATGAACACGTGTGCGTGTGCAAGGAGTGTGCGAAGACaacacataaaaaacacaatgTTGTCTCAACCGAGCAAGAGTGGAAGAAGATATCG GGTCAGCTGGACAAGAAAAGGTCAGAACTGAAACATCTGGTCAAGGAGCACGCCAAGAAACTTGAGGAGATCAAACAGTCCATCAAAGTCATTAAA GAGAACAGTCAGAAACAGATGGAGGAAAGCTGGGCAGTGTATGCAGAGCTGCAGAAGTTGTTGGAGCAGTCGCAGGCGGAGCTGCTGGAGCTCATTGCAGCGAAACAGAAAAGGGCGGAGCAGCATGCCAGAGAACTCGTCAGCAACATGGAGCAAGAGCTTAACACACTGAGCAAGAGAAGCAGCGAGCTCGACACACTGGCTCAGAAACAGGACAAAGTGCTGTTCTTACAG TTTCTTCCGACTCTTCCTCCTGTGCTGGAACCGTCTGATTGGTCAGCAGTGTCTGTGAACACAGATCTGTATGTTAGCACCATCAGGAAGTCTGTTTGCTCTCTGATGGACAAATTCCAACACGAGGTCAAGCGGCTTTATGGGAAAG AACTCAGAAAGATGCAGAACTATTCCA GTGAGGTGATCTTGGATCCTGCAACAGTGCATCGTGATCTGTGTCTTTCTGATGATGGACGGCAGGTGCGCTATGAGTTGCAGCGCAAGAGCTCAACGAATTCAGACACACCACGGCGCTTCAGCCCTGCCCTGTTCGTCTTGGCTCGTGAGGGCCTCTCCTCCGGCAGACACTATTGGGAGGTGGACGTGGGACACAAGACTGCCTGGACCCTGGGAGTGGCCCGAGGCTCAGTTCAACGCAAAGGAGAGGTCTGCCTTAGTCCAGAGGGTGGTTTCTGGTGTTTGTGCCAGAAGAACGGAGAAGTGAAAGCCCTTACCGGCAACAGGTTTCCTCTGCATCTTGCAGCAATGCCCCAGAAGGTGGGTATCTACCTGGACTATGAAGCTGGCCAGGTGTCCTTCTATGATGTGAAAGGGCATTCTCATCTCTACACCTTCACTGATGCTTTTACTGAGAGTATCTACCCCATCTTCAGCCCCTGCATCAACCAGGATGGGAAGAACCCTGGAGCTCTGATCATCACCGCTGTCAAACACAGCTGA